The following are from one region of the Amedibacterium intestinale genome:
- a CDS encoding CvpA family protein — MEVNAVFVVNFIAVIVIAVCIYTGWKNGFLWKLLSLLGFFVTGVLAWNLSVPFAQSIPLYQQEMLTSASLLMDAMLYTTINRLAWFVILFIIGNFLILLLKPIAKLVQKIPIVSWLNKVGGALLGIVQSCFLMLVAFLFTQLLFWNDWSQIGRQSILRYSIPISDQLMFYLEEPMKELQKFEEALQSMDINTEIYGVQNREEEHER; from the coding sequence GTGGAAGTAAATGCAGTATTTGTTGTTAATTTTATTGCGGTTATCGTAATAGCCGTTTGTATATATACTGGCTGGAAAAATGGTTTTTTATGGAAACTATTAAGTCTATTAGGATTCTTTGTCACAGGCGTTCTTGCATGGAACTTATCTGTTCCTTTTGCACAGTCGATTCCACTTTATCAGCAGGAAATGTTGACATCAGCTTCACTTTTGATGGATGCAATGCTGTATACAACGATAAATCGTTTAGCCTGGTTTGTTATTTTATTTATTATAGGAAATTTCCTGATTTTATTATTAAAACCAATCGCAAAACTAGTACAGAAAATTCCGATAGTATCATGGTTAAATAAAGTGGGAGGAGCACTTTTAGGTATTGTCCAGTCATGCTTTTTGATGCTGGTGGCGTTCTTGTTTACACAGCTTTTGTTTTGGAATGACTGGTCACAGATCGGAAGACAATCGATTCTTCGCTACAGCATTCCAATTAGTGATCAGCTAATGTTTTATTTAGAAGAACCAATGAAAGAGCTTCAGAAATTTGAAGAGGCGTTACAATCAATGGATATAAATACAGAAATATATGGTGTACAAAACAGGGAGGAAGAACATGAAAGATAG
- the rnhC gene encoding ribonuclease HIII, protein MSTYTKTMNPAQIEELEHRLKDCTKRKTPPYALYQYKTSDCVITAYASGKVVFQGEGADFYIDSLPSEKKSTPAASIKEQFPQCGSDEVGTGDYFGPVVVCAAYVKQEQVSWLKSLGIQDSKAMDDAYIRKIGNQVMSEIPHSLLILNNAKYNQIHSSHNMVAIKSKLHNQAYVHLQKKIGMLPSLCVVDQFVAENSYYRYLKNEKEVIKNLHFETKAENKYLSVACASLIARYAFLLSFDAMQQRYNFSFPKGAGKNVDISIQNFVEKYGKEELYNIAKLHFANTNKAKIM, encoded by the coding sequence ATGTCAACCTATACGAAAACTATGAATCCTGCACAAATTGAAGAATTAGAACATCGACTAAAAGACTGTACAAAACGAAAAACTCCTCCCTATGCATTGTATCAGTATAAAACATCCGATTGTGTGATTACTGCTTATGCTTCTGGAAAAGTTGTTTTTCAGGGAGAAGGTGCTGATTTTTATATAGATTCACTGCCATCTGAAAAAAAATCTACTCCTGCAGCTTCTATAAAAGAACAATTTCCGCAATGTGGAAGTGATGAAGTTGGTACAGGAGATTATTTTGGTCCAGTAGTAGTATGCGCAGCTTATGTAAAACAAGAACAAGTTTCCTGGTTAAAAAGCCTGGGGATACAAGATTCCAAGGCAATGGATGATGCCTATATACGAAAAATAGGAAATCAGGTAATGAGTGAAATCCCTCACAGTCTGTTAATTTTAAACAATGCAAAATACAATCAAATTCACTCTTCGCATAATATGGTTGCGATAAAATCAAAACTGCACAATCAGGCTTATGTGCACTTACAGAAAAAAATAGGAATGCTTCCTTCCCTTTGTGTTGTCGATCAGTTTGTGGCAGAAAATTCTTATTATCGTTATTTAAAAAATGAAAAAGAAGTAATCAAAAATCTGCACTTTGAAACAAAGGCAGAAAATAAATATCTTAGCGTTGCCTGTGCATCTTTAATTGCGCGTTATGCATTTCTATTGTCCTTTGATGCCATGCAGCAGCGCTATAACTTTTCTTTTCCTAAAGGTGCTGGAAAAAACGTAGACATCAGTATTCAGAATTTTGTAGAAAAATATGGAAAAGAAGAACTGTACAATATCGCAAAACTTCATTTTGCGAACACAAACAAGGCAAAAATCATGTAA
- a CDS encoding endonuclease MutS2, which translates to MKDRFESLELQNVKEQIAQHCCFSLGKKKIRQLSPRFEELWVKRELQRTKEAYDLLIRYGAPSFQGLHDTQESIEASKKDATLSAMELRRIADGIRSCEHITSYFKGCDLETPSLKELVDSFSDQRKTASEIERCISVNYEVMDSASAELKSVRKSIRICEGDINKEVQRFIARNASKLMDTITTQRNGRTCVLVKIAEKNSVDGFIHGESASGQTAYIEPGSLLVLNNRLQSLVSKEQEEIAKILFGLSQGVKTVAYELLGNLDTMALLDSIFAKGAWAKKMDGCVATLDTKDEHLYLKDARHPLIEPEKVVANTYEIASPHHSLLITGSNTGGKTVTLKTIGLFVAMTMCGMPVSAQEAIVPLFTNIFVDIGDEQSIQESLSTFSSHISKMAQICAHAGKHSLVLLDELGSGTDPKEGEPLAVAILDELRRNKAMVIATTHYSALKTYASQHEDILLSSVEFDVDAMKPTYRYIEGMSGQSYAFEIAKRYGLKESIIAHAKNMKEEQKNDTDIALEKVERLAMEHHDAKLKLEEKLQDVKQLQEKLEKEKEHLQKEKDKILQEVKDEAQKQLEETKEEAYEVLEQLKQLQSDAKPHEISALKSRLSNIEVEENEAEEEKEESFAVGDYVQLKKLNYYGEILSIQKDKVCVLANHMKMNTTTKEITHATRQVQKKKKSGVSKSRITSFSMECNVIGMRVAEAIPVIDKYLDNAILAKVYQVRIIHGMGTGKLRKGVHDYLKRNQNVESYMMGGQGEGGLGATVVKLKQKK; encoded by the coding sequence ATGAAAGATAGATTTGAATCATTAGAATTGCAGAATGTAAAGGAACAGATCGCCCAGCATTGCTGCTTTTCCCTGGGAAAAAAGAAAATACGACAACTTTCCCCACGTTTTGAAGAATTGTGGGTCAAGCGTGAACTGCAAAGAACAAAGGAAGCCTATGATTTATTGATACGTTATGGGGCTCCTTCTTTTCAAGGTCTTCATGATACACAGGAAAGTATTGAAGCAAGTAAGAAAGATGCTACATTAAGCGCTATGGAATTACGTCGTATCGCGGATGGAATACGTTCTTGTGAGCACATTACATCTTATTTTAAGGGGTGTGATTTAGAAACTCCATCTTTAAAAGAACTTGTTGATTCTTTTAGCGATCAAAGAAAAACAGCAAGTGAAATTGAACGCTGTATTTCTGTTAATTATGAGGTGATGGACAGCGCTAGTGCAGAATTAAAATCTGTACGTAAATCTATTCGTATATGTGAGGGAGATATCAACAAGGAAGTACAGCGTTTTATCGCAAGAAATGCATCAAAATTAATGGATACGATTACGACACAAAGAAATGGAAGAACTTGTGTGCTTGTAAAAATCGCAGAGAAAAATAGTGTTGATGGATTTATTCATGGGGAAAGTGCGTCAGGACAAACTGCGTATATTGAACCTGGAAGTCTTCTTGTCTTAAACAATCGCTTGCAAAGTCTTGTATCAAAAGAGCAGGAAGAAATCGCTAAGATTTTATTTGGATTAAGTCAAGGTGTAAAAACGGTCGCATATGAATTGTTAGGTAATTTAGATACGATGGCACTTTTGGATAGTATTTTTGCGAAAGGTGCCTGGGCAAAGAAAATGGATGGATGTGTTGCTACTCTAGATACAAAAGATGAACATTTGTATTTAAAAGATGCCCGTCATCCTTTGATTGAACCAGAAAAGGTAGTTGCCAATACGTATGAAATTGCTTCTCCTCATCATAGTCTATTGATTACAGGAAGTAATACCGGAGGGAAAACGGTTACGTTAAAAACTATCGGTTTGTTTGTCGCAATGACAATGTGTGGAATGCCGGTAAGTGCGCAGGAAGCAATCGTACCTTTATTTACCAATATATTTGTAGATATAGGAGATGAACAATCTATTCAGGAATCGTTATCTACTTTTTCTTCTCACATTTCAAAAATGGCCCAAATTTGTGCACATGCTGGAAAGCATTCTTTGGTTTTACTGGATGAGTTGGGAAGTGGGACCGATCCAAAAGAAGGAGAGCCTTTGGCGGTTGCGATTTTGGATGAATTAAGAAGAAACAAGGCTATGGTTATAGCGACAACCCATTATTCTGCTTTAAAGACATATGCTTCTCAGCATGAGGATATTTTACTATCCAGTGTAGAATTTGATGTGGATGCGATGAAACCGACTTATCGTTATATTGAAGGTATGAGCGGGCAGTCTTATGCTTTTGAAATCGCGAAACGTTATGGACTAAAAGAATCCATCATTGCACATGCCAAAAATATGAAAGAGGAACAAAAAAATGATACGGACATTGCTTTAGAAAAAGTAGAACGCTTGGCAATGGAACATCATGATGCAAAACTAAAACTGGAAGAAAAACTACAAGATGTAAAACAGCTGCAGGAAAAACTTGAAAAAGAAAAAGAACACCTTCAGAAAGAAAAAGATAAGATCTTACAGGAAGTAAAAGATGAAGCACAAAAACAGCTTGAGGAAACAAAAGAAGAAGCATATGAAGTGCTGGAACAGTTAAAACAGTTACAAAGTGACGCAAAACCGCATGAAATCAGTGCCTTAAAATCTCGTTTGTCTAATATTGAAGTGGAAGAAAATGAGGCAGAAGAAGAAAAAGAAGAAAGTTTTGCGGTAGGGGATTATGTTCAGTTAAAGAAATTGAATTATTATGGAGAAATTTTATCGATTCAAAAAGATAAAGTATGTGTATTGGCAAATCATATGAAGATGAATACAACTACAAAAGAAATTACACATGCAACACGTCAAGTACAGAAAAAGAAAAAAAGTGGTGTTTCCAAAAGTCGTATTACTTCCTTTTCCATGGAATGCAATGTCATTGGTATGCGTGTTGCCGAAGCGATTCCTGTCATTGATAAATATTTGGATAATGCGATTCTTGCGAAAGTATATCAGGTTCGTATCATTCATGGAATGGGGACAGGCAAGCTAAGAAAAGGTGTCCATGATTATTTAAAACGAAACCAGAATGTAGAAAGCTATATGATGGGAGGACAAGGCGAAGGGGGACTTGGTGCTACCGTTGTGAAATTGAAACAAAAGAAATAG
- a CDS encoding deoxycytidylate deaminase has protein sequence MKRKNVLTWDEYFMGLAHLSAMRSKDPSTQVGAVIVSNEHRVVSIGYNGFPNGCSDDVFPWDREGEFGNTKYPYVVHAELNAILNSKNDLRGCSLYVSLFPCNECAKAIIQSGISRIVYESDKYANTDATIASKKMLRAAGVILQQLPYKVNLCVEKEENIQ, from the coding sequence ATGAAGAGGAAAAATGTACTTACTTGGGATGAATATTTTATGGGATTGGCACATTTAAGTGCTATGCGCAGCAAAGATCCAAGCACACAGGTAGGAGCGGTTATTGTTAGTAATGAGCATCGCGTGGTAAGTATTGGGTATAATGGCTTTCCAAATGGATGCAGTGATGATGTGTTTCCATGGGATCGTGAAGGAGAGTTTGGCAATACGAAATATCCATATGTTGTTCATGCAGAATTAAATGCTATATTAAATAGTAAAAATGATTTGCGAGGATGCAGTTTATATGTTTCTTTATTTCCATGTAACGAATGTGCAAAAGCAATCATACAAAGTGGCATCAGCCGTATCGTTTATGAATCTGATAAGTATGCAAATACCGATGCGACAATTGCAAGTAAAAAGATGCTGCGTGCAGCAGGGGTAATATTGCAGCAGCTTCCTTATAAAGTGAATCTGTGTGTAGAAAAAGAAGAAAATATACAATAA